One Natrinema marinum genomic window carries:
- a CDS encoding SDR family NAD(P)-dependent oxidoreductase yields the protein MQLEGKTVIVTGGASGIGKSIAAAYVDEGANVVIADQTQSEGEAVADELGCEFVQTDVSEYDQVEALVEATVDEFGTLEVIVNNAGIASETSVEEMSLEEWERVVDVDLDGVMHGTKAALPHLKESDGCIINIASIYGLVGGKGAASYSAAKGGVVNFTQQVAVDYAAEGVRVNSICPGFVETPMTSDLLESERFYNFVLEETPMNRPAQPEEIAPLAVFLASDGASYLTGANIPVDGGWTAH from the coding sequence ATGCAACTCGAAGGAAAAACCGTGATCGTCACCGGCGGAGCATCGGGTATCGGCAAGTCGATCGCCGCCGCGTACGTCGACGAAGGCGCGAACGTGGTCATCGCGGACCAGACCCAGTCCGAAGGAGAGGCGGTTGCGGACGAACTCGGCTGCGAGTTCGTCCAGACGGACGTCAGCGAGTACGACCAGGTCGAGGCGCTCGTGGAGGCCACCGTCGACGAGTTCGGGACTCTCGAGGTGATCGTCAACAACGCCGGAATCGCGAGCGAAACGTCCGTCGAAGAGATGAGCCTCGAGGAGTGGGAGCGCGTCGTCGATGTCGATCTCGACGGCGTCATGCACGGAACGAAAGCGGCGCTGCCGCATCTCAAAGAGAGCGACGGGTGTATCATCAACATCGCCTCGATCTACGGGCTGGTCGGGGGCAAGGGGGCCGCCTCGTACTCCGCGGCCAAAGGCGGCGTCGTGAACTTCACCCAGCAGGTTGCCGTCGACTACGCCGCGGAGGGCGTCCGCGTCAACAGCATCTGCCCCGGCTTCGTCGAGACGCCGATGACGAGCGACCTGCTCGAGTCCGAGCGCTTCTACAACTTCGTCCTCGAGGAGACGCCGATGAACAGGCCCGCCCAGCCCGAGGAGATCGCGCCGCTGGCGGTGTTTCTGGCCTCCGACGGGGCCTCGTATCTCACCGGCGCGAACATCCCGGTCGACGGCGGTTGGACAGCCCACTGA